From the genome of Carassius gibelio isolate Cgi1373 ecotype wild population from Czech Republic chromosome A16, carGib1.2-hapl.c, whole genome shotgun sequence, one region includes:
- the LOC128030418 gene encoding protein C-ets-2-like isoform X2, producing MEMYQAGFYTEDFRTQEVPGGFDFSSYDSKGPVQQQYPETYSEPQKETLHSSKGHTLAVNSTDSGLFNLDSFPEFNSWASYTNIPEGMVADRQQVAFQESNQTYQNLVPLCTPAQITPFSPGMDTSSHYQPGKGPNHRAASGTVNLDQLGDTERTYALYEAEQHSRPSYWSNYPSPSYCSSMLGQQASSSSPPATKSTEQCCPRVAKRRNAPSQRSDREGEMTPMSAYPGSGPIQLWQFLLELLLDSACHTFISWTGDGWEFKMSDPAEVAKRWGQCKNKPKMNYEKLSRGLRYYYHKNIIHKTAGKRYVYRFVCDVQGMLGKTAHEVLASLNISSSNGASPQSVSTTRSEETTESWAH from the exons aTGGAAATGTATCAAGCTGGATTTTACACAGAAGACTTCCGAACTCAGGAGGTTCCCGGTGGATTTGACTTCAGCTCATATG ACAGCAAAGGACCTGTCCAACAGCAGTATCCAGAAACATACTCAGAGCCCCAGAAGGAAACTTTGCACAGTTCTAAAG GTCATACTCTTGCAGTCAACTCCACTGACTCTGGACTCTTTAATCTGGACTCCTTCCCTGAGTTTAACAGTTGGGCATCCTATACTAATA TTCCAGAAGGAATGGTAGCAGACAGGCAGCAGGTTGCCTTTCAGGAATCAAATCAAACCTACCAGAACCTCGTCCCCCTGTGTACTCCAGCACAGATCACTCCATTCAGCCCAGGGATGGACACCAGCAGCCATTACCAACCTGGCAAAGGTCCAAATCACAGAGCTGCATCCGGTACTGTCAATCTGGACCAGCTGG GTGATACTGAGAGAACATATGCCTTGTATGAGGCAGAGCAGCACAGCAGGCCTTCATACTGGTCCAACTATCCCTCACCCAGTTACTGCTCTTCCATGCTTGGACAGCAAGCATCCTCTTCATCTCCTCCAGCTACTAAATCCACTGAGCAGTGCTGTCCCCGTGTGGCCAAAAGGCGTAACGCACCATCTCAAAGATCAGACAGAGAGGGGGAAATGACACCCATGTCCGCCTATCCAG GATCGGGACCCATCCAGCTTTGGCAGTTTCTGCTTGAACTTCTGCTGGATTCTGCTTGCCACACGTTCATTAGCTGGACTGGGGACGGCTGGGAGTTTAAAATGTCAGATCCTGCAGAG GTGGCAAAGCGGTGGGGTCAGTGTAAAAACAAGCCTAAAATGAACTACGAGAAGCTAAGTCGTGGTCTGCGCTACTACTACCACAAAAACATCATTCACAAAACGGCAGGAAAGCGTTACGTCTACCGATTTGTTTGTGACGTGCAAGGAATGCTTGGAAAGACAGCACACGAGGTCTTAGCCAGTCTAAACATCTCATCATCAAATGGTGCATCTCCACAGTCTGTAAGCACAACCAGATCGGAGGAAACCACAGAGTCTTGGGCGCATTAG
- the LOC128030418 gene encoding uncharacterized protein LOC128030418 isoform X1, protein MEMYQAGFYTEDFRTQEVPGGFDFSSYDCSDEDLSFLLDSKGPVQQQYPETYSEPQKETLHSSKGHTLAVNSTDSGLFNLDSFPEFNSWASYTNIPEGMVADRQQVAFQESNQTYQNLVPLCTPAQITPFSPGMDTSSHYQPGKGPNHRAASGTVNLDQLGDTERTYALYEAEQHSRPSYWSNYPSPSYCSSMLGQQASSSSPPATKSTEQCCPRVAKRRNAPSQRSDREGEMTPMSAYPGSGPIQLWQFLLELLLDSACHTFISWTGDGWEFKMSDPAEVAKRWGQCKNKPKMNYEKLSRGLRYYYHKNIIHKTAGKRYVYRFVCDVQGMLGKTAHEVLASLNISSSNGASPQSVSTTRSEETTESWAH, encoded by the exons aTGGAAATGTATCAAGCTGGATTTTACACAGAAGACTTCCGAACTCAGGAGGTTCCCGGTGGATTTGACTTCAGCTCATATG ACTGCAGTGATGAAGACCTGTCCTTTTTATTAGACAGCAAAGGACCTGTCCAACAGCAGTATCCAGAAACATACTCAGAGCCCCAGAAGGAAACTTTGCACAGTTCTAAAG GTCATACTCTTGCAGTCAACTCCACTGACTCTGGACTCTTTAATCTGGACTCCTTCCCTGAGTTTAACAGTTGGGCATCCTATACTAATA TTCCAGAAGGAATGGTAGCAGACAGGCAGCAGGTTGCCTTTCAGGAATCAAATCAAACCTACCAGAACCTCGTCCCCCTGTGTACTCCAGCACAGATCACTCCATTCAGCCCAGGGATGGACACCAGCAGCCATTACCAACCTGGCAAAGGTCCAAATCACAGAGCTGCATCCGGTACTGTCAATCTGGACCAGCTGG GTGATACTGAGAGAACATATGCCTTGTATGAGGCAGAGCAGCACAGCAGGCCTTCATACTGGTCCAACTATCCCTCACCCAGTTACTGCTCTTCCATGCTTGGACAGCAAGCATCCTCTTCATCTCCTCCAGCTACTAAATCCACTGAGCAGTGCTGTCCCCGTGTGGCCAAAAGGCGTAACGCACCATCTCAAAGATCAGACAGAGAGGGGGAAATGACACCCATGTCCGCCTATCCAG GATCGGGACCCATCCAGCTTTGGCAGTTTCTGCTTGAACTTCTGCTGGATTCTGCTTGCCACACGTTCATTAGCTGGACTGGGGACGGCTGGGAGTTTAAAATGTCAGATCCTGCAGAG GTGGCAAAGCGGTGGGGTCAGTGTAAAAACAAGCCTAAAATGAACTACGAGAAGCTAAGTCGTGGTCTGCGCTACTACTACCACAAAAACATCATTCACAAAACGGCAGGAAAGCGTTACGTCTACCGATTTGTTTGTGACGTGCAAGGAATGCTTGGAAAGACAGCACACGAGGTCTTAGCCAGTCTAAACATCTCATCATCAAATGGTGCATCTCCACAGTCTGTAAGCACAACCAGATCGGAGGAAACCACAGAGTCTTGGGCGCATTAG